DNA from Pseudocitrobacter corydidari:
GGCGACGCCTCACCCGGCAATATCGTTACGCTAACGCTTTGGTGATCTTCTCGTACAGATCCCCGGAAAGATTCTCCAGCCCTTTCAGCTGTTCCAGCGCCGAACGCATCATCGCCTGACGTTTTGCATCATAGCGTTTCAGGCGGATCAGCGGCTCAATAAGTCGTGACGCCACCTGCGGGTTACGGCTGTTGAGTTCAGTCAGCATCTCAACCAGGAACTGATAGCCGCTACCGTCCAGCGCGTGGAACGCGGCCGGGTTGCTGCTGGCAAATGCACCAATCAACGAACGCAGACGGTTCGGGTTGTTCATGGTGAATGAGCGGTGATTCAACAGCTTGCGTACCGTTTCCAGCACGTTATCTGCCGGGCTGGTGGCTTGCAGAATGAACCATTTGTCCATCACCAGGCCATCCTGATGCCATTTGTCATCGTACTCCTGCATCAGCGCATCGCGGCACGGCAGTTCTGCCGCTACGGATGCCGCTAACGCCGCCAGCGCATCGGTCATGTTATCGGCCTGATGATATTGCTGGCGCACCAGTTTATCCGCCAGTTCACGCTCGCCAAACGCCAGGTAGCGCAGGCACGTATTACGCAGCGAACGCTTGCCGATATCTTCATGCTCAACGCGATAGCTCGGCAATTTGTTGGCGTTATAGATAACCAGGAACTCATCCGCCAGTTCATTAGCCAGCGTGCGAGTCAGCGCTTCGCGAACGGCAGCGATGGCGATCGGGTCGATAACATCGAACAGTTCCGCAATTTCATTGGCCGACGGCAGCGTCAGAATTTCAGCCGCCAGCGCCGGGTCGATTTTCTCATCCAGCAGGATGGCGCGGAACGCATCAGCCACATGAACCGGCAGCGACAGCGGCTGATTCTGCTGGTGGCGGTTGACGTTAATCTTGATGTAGTTGGCCAGCAGGCTTTGCGCCGCATCCCAACGAGAGAAGTCGTTACGGGCATGACGCATCAGGAACGTTAACTGCTGATCGCTCCATTTGTATTCAAGCTTAACGGGCGCGGAGAATTCACGCAGCAGCGACGGCACCGGCTGGAAGTAAACGTTATCGAAGATAAAGGACTGCTCTGCCTGGGTGACGTTCAATACGTTATGTACCGGATGCCCGTCTTTCTGCAACGGGATAACCTTCCCTTCGTTATCATACAGTTCGATATCGAATGGGATATGCAGCGGCTGTTTTTCCTGCTGCTCTGCTGTCGCTGGCGTACGCTGGCTAATGGTCAGCGTGTACTGCTCGGTTTCCGGGTTGTAATCATCATGCACGCTGACGATTGGCGTACCGGACTGGCTATACCAGCGGCGGAAATGCGACAGGTCAACGTTGGAGGCATCCTCCATCGCCTGCACAAAATCATCACAGGTCGCGGCACTACCATCGTGACGTTCGAAGTAGAGCTGCATCCCTTTCTGGAAATTCGCTTCGCCCAGCAGGGTATGCAGCATGCGAATCACTTCCGCACCCTTCTCATATACGGTCAGGGTATAGAAGTTGTTCATCTCAATAACACTATCCGGGCGAATCGGATGCGCCATTGGGCTGGCATCTTCTGCAAACTGCAACCCGCGCATAGTACGCACGTTGTTGATGCGATTCACCGCGCGCGAACCGAGGTCGGAGCTGAACTCCTGGTCGCGGAAAACGGTTAAGCCTTCTTTCAGGCTGAGCTGGAACCAGTCGCGGCAGGTGACGCGGTTCCCGGTCCAGTTATGGAAATATTCGTGGCCAATCACGCGCTCGATATCGAGATAATCTTTGTCGGTCGCGGTGTCGGTACGCGCCAGCACGTATTTGGAGTTAAAGATGTTGAGACCTTTATTCTCCATCGCGCCCATATTGAAGAAGTCGACGGCGACAATCATATAGATGTCGAGGTCATATTCGAGGCCGAAACGCTCCTCATCCCACTTCATGGAATTTTGTAGCGAAGTCATCGCCCACGGCGCGCGGTCAAGGTTACCGCGATCGACAAACAGCTCCAGCGCCACCTGACGGCCGGAACGGGTGGTGAAAGTATCGCGCAGGACATCGAAGTCGCCCGCCACCAGCGCGAACAGGTAGCACGGTTTCGGGAACGGATCCTGCCACTGCACCCAGTGACGGCCATTCTCCAGCTCGCCTTGCGCTACGCGGTTGCCGTTCGACAGCAGGAACGGATACTTCGCTTTATCGGCGGTAATTTTGGTGGTGAAACGCGCCAGCACGTCCGGGCGATCGAGATAATACGTAATGTGGCGGAAACCTTCCGCCTCGCATTGTGTACACAGCGCCTCGCCAGACTGGTAAAGCCCTTCCAGCGCGGTATTCGACGCCGGGCTGATTTCGTTCACAATGAGCAGCGTAAAACGCTCTGGCAAGCCGCTGATAACCAGCTGCTTCTCTTCTTCTTTATAGTTCGTCCACTGCTCGCCGTTCACGTGTACGGAAATAAGCGTTAAATCTTCGCCATCCAGACGTAGCGGCACATCGGACGCTGCATGACGGGAAACCTGGCTTTGGGCCGTCACGACGGTTTTTGCGGCATCCAGGTCAAAGGCCAGGTCGATATCACTGATCAGGTAGTCCGGCGCACGGTAGTCGTGGCGGTACTTGGCTTGGGGCTGTTGTGTCATAAAAAACCTTTAGCGTCGTTTGTAAAATGTCGTATCCAGTCTATTCCTGTTGTTTAAATCGCGCTACGCAGAATCTTCATCTTTTCCAGACAAATACCAAAAATTGCTACATTTGGATAACACATTGGCACGAAATGCCCTAGCCCCTTAGCAGGCCTTATGATGTGATCGGGGTTCAATAAATGAATAAACAAGGTATACTCCTGCTAATCTCCCTGTTGTTTATTTTACTAAACGCTCCTGTGAGAGGATGCTATTGCGCACCATGACTCAATTCGTGACTCCTGTTCTGCATTCGTTGCTTGATACGGATGCCTACAAACTGCACATGCAGCAGGCGGTGTTTCACCACTACTACGACGTAAACGTCGCGGCGGAATTCCGCTGCCGTGGTGACGATCTGCTGGGCATTTATGCTGATGCCATTCGGGAACAGGTAGACGCCATGCGCTCGCTGAGGCTCAGTGATGAGGAATATCACTGGCTTTCCGGGCTGCCCTTCTTTAAAGAAGATTACCTGACCTGGCTGCGCGATTTTCGCTATGACCCGCAACAGGTGACCGTCACCAATGACAACGGCAAGCTGAATATTCGGCTCGATGGCCCGTGGCGTGAAGTTATTATGTGGGAAGTGCCGCTGCTGGCGGTGATAAGCGAGCTGGTTCATCGCTACCGTTCGCCGGAAGAAGGCGTACCGCAGGCGCTTGAAATGCTTGAGCATAAACTCACTGATTTCACGCGCATGACCGCAGACCTTGATATGTCCGCGTTCCGCCTGATGGATTTCGGTACCCGTCGTCGTTTCTCCCGCGAGGTGCAGGAAGCGATCGTCAAGCGTCTCCAGCAGGAGCCGTGGTTCACCGGCACCAGCAACTACGATCTCGCTCGTCGTCTCGACCTTACCCCAATGGGTACACAGGCGCACGAGTGGTTCCAGGCGCATCAGCAAATCAGCCCTGACCTGGCGACCAGCCAGCGTGCGGCGCTGGCGGCCTGGCTTGCCGAGTATCCAGACCAACTGGGGATCGCGCTCACCGACTGCATCACCATGGACGCCTTCCTGCGCGATTTCGGGCCGGAATTTGCGACCCGCTATCAGGGGCTACGCCACGATTCGGGCGACCCGGTTGAATGGGGCGAAAAGGCGATTGCCCACTATGAGAAACTGGGAATTGACCCGCACAGCAAAGTGCTGGTGTTCTCCGATAATCTCGATTTACCCAAAGCGGTCGACCTCTATCGTCACTTCTCTTCACGCGTTAATCTGAGCTTCGGTATTGGTACCCGTCTTACCTGCGACATCCCCCAGGTAAAACCACTGAATATTGTTATTAAACTGGTGGAATGTAACGGGAAGCCGGTGGCGAAACTCTCTGACAGCCCTGGGAAAACCATCTGTCACGACAAGGCGTTCGTTCGCGCCTTGCGCAAAGCTTTCGACCTGCCACAGGTCAAAAAGGCGAGTTAATCATCAAAGGGAGCCATTCGGCTCCCTTCTTCTTTATTAATTTCTGAATTCTCCCCTTCACAGTGCGAAATCTGCTTGTCTGATGGCGGATGACAGGTAACATAGATACCTCCCTTTTTAAGGGAGCAACTTATTCTTTATTGGACAACTTTACAGAGAGACTATTATGAGCGTTGTGCCTGTAGCCGACGTACTCCAGGGCCGTGCCGCCGTTGACAGCGAAGTCACCGTGCGCGGATGGGTGCGTACTCGCCGAGATTCAAAAGCTGGCTTTTCCTTCCTCGCCGTCTATGACGGTTCCTGCTTTGATCCTGTACAGGCCGTTATCAATAATTCTCTGCCCAATTACAATCAGGAAATCCTGCGTCTGACCACCGGTTGCTCCGTGGTCGTCACCGGTAAAGTCGTGGCGTCTCAGGGCCAGGGCCAGAGCTTCGAAATCCAGGCGACCAGCGTGGAAGTGACCGGTTGGGTGGAAGATCCGGATACCTACCCGATGGCGGCTAAACGTCACAGCATCGAATACCTGCGTGAAGTGGCGCACCTGCGTCCGCGCACCAACCTGATTGGCGCGGTAGCACGCGTTCGCCATACGCTGGCACAGGCGCTGCACCGCTTCTTCGATGAGCAGGGTTTCTTCTGGGTGTCCACCCCGCTGATTACCGCATCCGATACCGAAGGCGCTGGCGAAATGTTCCGCGTCTCTACGCTGGATATGGAAAACCTGCCGCGTAACGACCAGGGGAAAGTCGATTTCGATAAAGACTTCTTCGGTAAAGAGTCTTTCCTGACCGTTTCCGGCCAGCTGAACGGCGAAACCTACGCCTGCGCGCTGTCAAAAATCTACACCTTCGGCCCGACTTTCCGCGCTGAAAACTCCAACACCAGCCGCCACCTGGCCGAGTTCTGGATGCTGGAGCCGGAAGTGGCGTTTGCCGATCTGGAAGATAACGCCGCGCTGGCGGAAGCCATGCTGAAATATGTCTTCAAAGCGGTCCTTGAAGAACGTATGGACGACATGAAATTCTTCGCTGAACGCGTGGATAAAGAAGCCATTGAACGTCTGCAACGCTTTATCGAGGCGGATTTTGCGCAGGTGGATTACACCGACGCGGTCACCATCCTCGAAAACTGCGGCCAGACCTTCGAAAACCCGGTTTACTGGGGCGTTGACCTCTCTTCCGAACATGAACGCTATCTTGCTGAGAAGCACTTCAAAGCGCCGGTGGTGGTGAAAAACTATCCGAAAGAGATCAAGGCATTCTACATGCGTCTTAACGACGACGGTAAAACCGTTGCGGCAATGGACGTGCTGGCCCCGGGTATCGGCGAAATCATCGGTGGTTCACAGCGTGAAGAGCGTCTGGACGTGCTGGATGCCCGCATGGCAGAGATGGGTCTGAACAAAGAAGATTACTGGTGGTACCGCGATCTGCGTCGTTACGGCACCGTTCCGCACTCCGGTTTCGGTCTGGGCTTCGAACGTCTGATTGCCTATGTAACTGGCGTACAAAACGTCCGTGACGTAATCGCATTCCCAAGAACGCCGCGTAACGCCAGCTTCTAAATCTCCGCACTCTCACCAAGGCCAGCATATGCTGGCCTTTTTTGTGTCCTTAACGTAAACCTTCGTCAATTACCTTAAGGATCAACCCCCTACATCACGTAGTTTGTTACATCCCATTTCTGTTAACGTTTGTGCACAAAAAATGTGCAATTGCTTATGGATTTTAGAAATACCTGAGCCGATAGCATTATTTTTAAGCGAAACCATCGCCACTTCGATACTTAAATTTAACATTAATGGCAGCTCACATTTACATCAACATGCTCAATAAACAACCACAATAGAGATTAAAGATAAGAAATTCATATAGATATATACTATTTCACTTAATGCTTCCCTAACCCCAACAGAACTTTGAGTTGTCTCACAAAGTTCCTAATTTTTAACTTTTTGTTACACATAATTTCTTCTTGTTACTTAATTAGGATATTTGTAGCACTTTCAGGCTAGCGAAACGGTGGTTTGAATGGAAATATGCCTCTCAGACACAAAAAGACACCAAACTATCATCAATGTTTCTGTAAATTTTTATTGACAGAAGTTATTGGCGGCAGTGGCGAGTGTCGATATAAAAAAAACCTAATGAGGGTAATAAATAATGATGAAGCGCAATATCCTGGCAGTGGTGATCCCTGCCCTGCTGGTAGCCGGTGCAGCTAACGCTGCAGAAATCTACAACAAAAACGGCAACAAACTGGACTTTTACGGCAAAATGGTCGGTGAGCATGTGTGGACCACCAATGGTGACACCAGCAACTCTGATACCACCTATGCCCGTATTGGTGTGAAAGGGGAAACTCAAATTAACGAACAGCTGACCGGTTACGGTCAGTGGGAATACAACATGGATGCGTCCAACGTTGAAGGTTCCCAAACCACCAAAACCCGTCTGGCCTTCGCGGGCCTGAAAGCCGGTGAATTCGGCTCTTTCGACTACGGTCGTAACTACGGCGCTATCTACGACGTTGAATCCGCAACCGATATGCTGGTTGAATGGGGCGGCGACGGCTGGAACTACACCGATAACTTTATGACTGCGCGTACCAACGGCGTAGCAACCTACCGTAACTCTGACTTCTTCGGCCTGGTCGATGGTTTGAGCTTCGCGGTTCAGTATCAGGGCAAAAACGAAGATCGTAACATTCAGAAGCAGAATGGTGACGGCGTCAGCACCTCTGCGACTTATGCCTTTGGTGAAGGCTTCGCGATTTCCGCAGGCTATGCTAACTCCAACCGTACTACCGACCAGAAAAACCAGGCCTTCAGCGCCAGCGGCGACAAAGCTGAAGCGTGGGCGACCTCTGCTAAGTATGATGCCAATAACGTCTATGCTGCAGTCATGTACTCTCAGACCTACAACATGACCCCGGAAGACACTGGCTTTGCCAACAAAACCCAGAACATTGAAGCAGTGGTTCAGTACCAGTTCGACTTCGGCCTGCGTCCCTCCGTTGGCTACGTACAGTCTAAAGGTAAAAACCTGGCCGCTCGTCCTGGCTTCGAAGGCGGCACTGCTGACCTGCAAAAATACGTAGAAGTGGGCACCTGGTACTACTTCAACAAAAACATGAACGTCTATGCAGCGTATAAATTCAACCTGCTGGACGAAAACGACTACACCGCAGCCACTGGCCTGTCTACCGACGACCAGGCCGCCGTGGGTATCGTGTACCAGTTCTAATCAGTACGCCACTTTGTTATATGCACAGGAAACAGGGCTTCGGCCCTGTTTTTCATATTTCAGCCAGTTAAAAATCGCGACTTTTGAAAAGGCTCGCGCTTTTCATTGCAAACGGTTGGCATTTTGTAAATCTGCCGTTAACCTGATAGCGGATTTCTCCAAGTCACTCATAAATGGAACCCCGTCATGTTTGAGAACATTACAGCCGCCCCTGCCGACCCAATTCTGGGCCTGGCCGATCTGTTTCGTGCCGACGACCGCCCGAGCAAAATCAACCTCGGGATTGGAGTTTACAAAGATGAGACCGGTAAAACCCCGGTTCTGACCAGCGTTAAAAAAGCGGAGCTTTATCTGCTGGAAAATGAAACGACCAAAAATTACCTCGGTATTGATGGTATCCCGGAGTTTGGTCGTTGCACGCAGGAGCTGCTGTTCGGTAAAGGAAGTGAAATCGTCAACGCGAAACGCGCCCGCACGGCGCAAACGCCTGGCGGTACTGGCGCACTGCGCGTCGCGGCAGATTTCCTCGCCAAAAACACCAGCGCAAAACGCGTTTGGGTAAGCAACCCAAGCTGGCCGAACCATAAAGGCGTTTTCAATGCTGCGGGTCTCGAAGTTTGCGAATATGACTACTACGACGCACAGAATCATGCGCTCAATTTTGATGGCCTTGTTGCCAGCCTGAACAATGCACAGGCCGGCGATGTGGTGCTGTTCCACGGCTGCTGTCATAACCCAACCGGTATCGATCCAACGCTGGAGCAGTGGCAACAGCTGGCGAAGATCTCCGCGGAGAAAGGCTGGCTGCCGCTGTTCGATTTCGCCTACCAGGGCTTCGCCCGCGGTCTGGAAGAAGATGCCGAAGGTCTGCGCGCGTTCGCCGCGCTGCATGATGAGCTGATTGTTGCCAGCTCCTACTCTAAAAACTTCGGTCTGTATAACGAACGTGTTGGTGCCTGCACCCTGGTCACCCGCGATGCGGACAACGCGGATCGCGCCTTCAGCCAGATGAAGTCAGTGATTCGTGCTAACTACTCGAACCCGCCGGCTCACGGTGCGTCCGTTGTCGCGACCATTCTCAGCAATGACGCTCTGCGCGCTATCTGGGAACAGGAGCTGACCGACATGCGTCAACGCATTCAGCGCATGCGTCTGCTGTTCGTGAACACACTTCAGGAGAAAGGCGCGAACCGCGACTTCACCTTTATCACCAAACAAAACGGGATGTTCTCGTTCAGCGGCCTGACCAAAGATCAGGTGCTGCGTCTGCGTGAAGAGTTTGGCGTGTATGCGGTGGCGTCTGGCCGTATCAACGTCGCCGGTATGACGCCGGACAACATGGCACCGCTGTGCGAAGCCATTGTCGCCGTGTTGTAAGACGGGTCAGACTAAATGAAAAAGGCCGCTTTCGCGGCCTTCTTTGCTCTTACCAGACAGGCATTTCATCCTGCAGGAACGGGTTGTGCAGCCGCTCATAGCCGAGCGTTGACAGCGGCCCATGACCTGGAATAAACGTCACGTCATCGCCCAACGGCAACAGCTTGCGTTTAATCGCGTCGATCAATTGACCGTGGTCACCGCGCGGAAAATCGCTGCGCCCCACCCCGCCCTTAAAGATAACATCGCCGGAAATCAGCAAGCGCGAGGCATCATCGAAAAAGACGATGTGGCCCGGCGTGTGGCCCGGACAATGAAGCACCTGCAACTTCACGTTACCCACGCTCACCGTTTCACCTTCATTCAGCCAACGGTCTGGCGTCAGCGGCTGACACTCTTCGAGGCCAAACATCCGGCTCTGCTGCGGTAATCCCTGCAGCCAGAACTCATCTTCTTTTTCCGGCCCAATCACGGGAATGCCGTAATGCGCTGCCAGCTCCGCCGCCGCGCCTACGTGATCAAGATGCCCGTGAGTGAGTAAAATCTGAACCAGGGTAACGCCAGCGGCCTCAACCTGCTCTTTGATTTTCTCTGCGTCGCCGCCTGGATCGACCAGCGCAGCAAGTTTCGTTTGCTCGCACCAAATCAATGAACAGTTCTGCGCGAACGCGGTGACCGGAATAATACGATAGTTCATAAGGCTCCTGTTTCGTTACCAGTGCCGCACCGGCCCGGTATCAATATGCACAAAGTTGCTACGTGGGTAGTATCCTACACCACCTGCGCGCATAGATAACGCGGCTTTGCGAATATTGCTTAACGAAACACCTTCAATATGGAAATCCATCGCCCGTCCTTTCGTGTGGTAGCTGTTTTTCGCTACACCACGGCTATGGGCACGTAATTCATTATTCGTGTCAATGGCACGATAGCCAGAGATTAACTGTACCGGACGATTAGAGCCTAATAAGCCCTGCAACCGATAAAGCTGGTCGAATAATGAGGGGTCGATAGAGGTTATTTTATTCGCGCGAAAATCACGGAAGAAATGATTGAGTTTTGCTAATTCATCCTGAATATAGCCTCTGCCGTCGAAAAACTCGGCTTTTATCAACTCACCCGTATGAAGATTGTTCAGCGTCAGGATCCGCGGACGTGGGGTCGAGAGGGTAGCAAGTGCGGGCGTCGGCAAGATGGCAGCAGCGCCCAGCGCAGCCCCACCCAGCGCCAGCAGTTTGCGGCGATTAGCGTCAAATTTGTCCATGATAATCAGGTCTACAAGTAAATGTGATCGAAATTTATGCACTTCTGGCGCACGTAGGGCACCTTACCGGGCATTTCTGCCAGCGTCAAGGCGACCATCCCAGCGCAACCCGCACCACCAGGGCTTTCCGGGGCGAAGGTTGCGACATAGATAGGACCACTAAATTACCTGAACTACTTCATTTATCTGATTAATTGTTCCGCTTTTGGCAGAATTTGTGCGCCAGATCGCGCTGTTACATCATAATTGTAAATATCTGTGCGATATTGTGTCTTTCCATCAGCATCCACAAAGGCGGTGAGGTAATAAAGATTCACCGGGATATTCTGCCGAATATTGACGTAGCGTGTATTCCCCTGCTTCAGCGCATCGGAAATTCTCGTGTCATTCCATCCGGCATCACCCAATAACATACCGGCAAGTTCAGATGCTTTATTCACACGCACACAACCAGAACTTAACGCGCGGGCATCTTTCTGGAATAAATTATGGTTCGGCGTATCGTGCAAATAGATGGCGTCCGAACTCGGCATATTAAACTTATACCGCCCGAGCGAGTTGCGCGGCCCCGGAGCCTGCTGGAAGCGGAACGGCAGGTTCGACGGCGTAATCGTTGACCAGTCTACGCGCCAGGGGTCAATGGTTTCGCTGCTGCTCCAGCCGCGCATCATCGTGTAGTTATGACGCTCAAGATAGCCAGGGTCATTGCGCAGTTTCGGCAGAATATCGTTGCGTGCGAGCGTTGGCGGCACGTTCCACGGCGGATTGACCACCACGTTATTCAGCGCGCTGCTCATCATCGGCGTTTTGCGATCCGGGCGGCCCACGATGACGCGGGACGCCAGCACCTGATTGCCATCCTGATAATAGACCAGCGAATACGCCGGAATATTCACCATAATGCCCGTGGAAAGTTTGCCAGGAAGTAGACGCAAACGCTGAATATTCAGCGCCACCACACCCGCACGTTCGGCGTTGGAGAGATTGAGCGCGTCGCGCGTCGCACCACCAATGACGCCGTCACTGCCCAGGCCCTGAGAAGTCTGGAAGCGTTTGACGGCATCGGACAATGTACGGTCATACGCCTGGGGGCCAGACTTCACTGTTTTCCTGGTTTGCGCTGATGGACTGACTGCGGGCTCATCACCCGGCAGCACAATCTTCGGGCCGCCGTCGAGCATGCCGTGGCGCTGTAAAATTTCACGTAAGGCAGGCACATCGCTACTCCATTGCCCCGGACGCAGCGACGCACCAGCCTTCAGTGTTGGCCAGGGTTTGGTATCGGAGAGCAGCGACAGCAGCGTCTGGTGCATGGTTTCATACTGCGGATGCTGCGGGGCCAGCCCGGCGATAAACTGCGGTAGCGTGCCCTCAGAGAGCGCCAGTTGCCACTGGTTAATGACCGACAGCGGCGGCGTCGCCAGGGTGTACGGTTTCGCGCTGTAGAGCCAGCGATTGCCCTGAACCGGAATACCGCTGATAAAGTGCAGATAGCCCATCAACGCATCAGAGAGCACAACATCACGCGCCATCCCGCTGACGTTCGGGTCGGTTAACAGCTCAACCCATTTGGTAAACTGCGGTTGAAAACCGGCGATAGCGACTTCGGCCAGTTGCTGCTGGAACGCGCGTACGGCATCACGATTTTCCCACATCGGTTTCATATCGTGAGCGGCATAAAGCGTGACCAGCGGATTCAGATAAACCGGCGTATAGCCTGCCGGCAGCCATGACTGAATATCGGCACGGCTCTTGGCCGCAGCGCCCTCCGGGAGCGGCTGCGTTCCCAACAGATTCGCCATCGCGGAGGCCTGGCTTCCCGGTACCGCCAGCGCAGGCGCCGTTTCCGCAACCGTGGCGGAACTGTCTGAAGGCACGACTTCTGGCTCATCGGCCAGCGCGTTAAACAGTGGAGCAAACGTCATTGCCAGACACATACTCACGACCGACAATCGACGACCATTCTTTTTATTAAGCAACATCCCTTGCCCCCTGTTATTGCATTAATGCTCGTAAAACGGGCTTACTCTCAGTATATAAAGACAAAAAAATTCTGCCTGACCAAATGTAAAGAAGTCTAAAGATAATACCCCCTCTGGCCGCAAAAGCAGATAGCTAAAACGGCGCTTATCCCTGAATGAGAAAAAACCCGGTCACTTTCGCGCCGGGTTTTTTATTTACGCCCTTTTACATCAGGAGGCGTCGGCCGTTCCCGGCAGCGTCTCTGGCAGCTGTGCGGCAAAACCGCGCAGACCGACCACGTGAACGTGCTCATGGGTGCCAACCACTTTACGCACCAGTTTATAGGTGGTGCCTTTTTCCGGGCTGATATTCTCTGGCGCGGCGATAATCAGCTGCATCTCCAGACGCTCGCACAGCTCGAACAGCGTGGCGATGGAACGGGCATCCAGACGGGCCGCTTCATCGAGGAACAGCAGACGGCACGGCGAGAGATCTTTTCCGCGCAGACGACGCGCTTCATCTTCCCAGCTCTGCACCACC
Protein-coding regions in this window:
- the ldtD gene encoding L,D-transpeptidase — its product is MLLNKKNGRRLSVVSMCLAMTFAPLFNALADEPEVVPSDSSATVAETAPALAVPGSQASAMANLLGTQPLPEGAAAKSRADIQSWLPAGYTPVYLNPLVTLYAAHDMKPMWENRDAVRAFQQQLAEVAIAGFQPQFTKWVELLTDPNVSGMARDVVLSDALMGYLHFISGIPVQGNRWLYSAKPYTLATPPLSVINQWQLALSEGTLPQFIAGLAPQHPQYETMHQTLLSLLSDTKPWPTLKAGASLRPGQWSSDVPALREILQRHGMLDGGPKIVLPGDEPAVSPSAQTRKTVKSGPQAYDRTLSDAVKRFQTSQGLGSDGVIGGATRDALNLSNAERAGVVALNIQRLRLLPGKLSTGIMVNIPAYSLVYYQDGNQVLASRVIVGRPDRKTPMMSSALNNVVVNPPWNVPPTLARNDILPKLRNDPGYLERHNYTMMRGWSSSETIDPWRVDWSTITPSNLPFRFQQAPGPRNSLGRYKFNMPSSDAIYLHDTPNHNLFQKDARALSSGCVRVNKASELAGMLLGDAGWNDTRISDALKQGNTRYVNIRQNIPVNLYYLTAFVDADGKTQYRTDIYNYDVTARSGAQILPKAEQLIR